CAAAGTAGGACAGTTTTTTTCCTAGTGAAAATAATACTCGGCACTTCAATAAGGAATATACTAATTTAGTTGTGCTGATTATCATCTTTTCTAAATAAATTTAGATGACTAATGAACGATATCTTGCAATGCTCAAGCAAGGAGTAGAAGTTTGGAATAAGTGGCTGCAGGAAAATCCTACAGTAAAACCAAACCTCAGTAGAGCAGACCTCAGTGGACAAAGCCTCAGAAGAGCAAACCTAAGTGGGGCTGACCTCAGAAGAGCAAACCTAAGTGGGGCTGACCTCAGAAGGGCAGACCTCCGAGAAGTTAACCTTACAGAAGCAAACCTCACAGAAGCAGACCTCAGTGGGGCAGACTTCAGTGGGGCAAAACTCAGATGGGCCGACCTCAGTGGGGCAAAACTCAGCGGGGCAAACCTCAGTGGACAAAACCTTAGGAGAGCAGACCTCAGTGGACAAATCCTCAGAAGAGCAGACCTCAGAGAGGCAGACCTCAGTGGACAAAACCTCAGAAGAGCAAACCTAAGTGGGGCTAACCTGAGTGGGGCTAACCTGAGTGGGACAGACCTTAGTTGGACAGACTTGAGTGGGACAGACCTTAGTTGGACAGACTTGAGTCGGGCTAACCTGAGTGGGGTAGACCTGAGTGGGGCTAACCTGAATGGGGCTAACCTGAGTGGAAAAAACCTCAGAAGCGCAGACCTGATTAGGGCCGATTTGAGTGGGGCTAATCTAAGTGGGGCAGACCTCACTCGGGCAGATCTGAGTGGGGCTAACCTGAGTGGGGCTAATCTGAGTGGAGCAGACCTTGGTAAGGCAGACCTCACTAGAATCCAAGCATTAGGAACAAATTTCACTGCAGCAATTTTTACAGGAGCTTGTATAGAAGACTGGAATATTAACAGCACTACAAACCTTACTAATGTAATTTGTAACTATATTTACCTTTACCAGAATCAAACACAACGTCTTCCTAGTAGTGGGAACTTCAAGTCGGGAGAGTTTTCCAAGCTGGTTTACAAATCCTGAGAAATTCTAGACTATCAAAAATGTAGAGACGCGCCATGGCACGTCTCTACTTGCTATGGTCTCATCATTGCCAAAGAAACGCGATCGCTAATTTGGGCGATCGTCATTGCTTTGCGGTAAGCTTCTTCTACGCTGACTCCCTGCCAAACTAACCCTTCTGCATATCGGCGACGCTTTAGACCCAGTTCTACACGGGTTCCAGGATTGCGATAAAGGGATAAGATTTCGGGCAGTTTTTCCCACTGCTTGTTTTTGAGGATGCGACGAATAGAATCAAAATCGCCCTCGGTCATAAATTTGCTACCCAAGTTATAACCAAAGCAGAGCAATGCTCCTTTTTGGTTTTCAGTCATCTGTTCCCAAAAAGGAACGCTTTGTTCTAAGTCTCTCATGTACCGATCGCTTAACTGATCGATCAATAATTTGTCTGCTCGCTCTTGAATGATGCGATCGCCAAGTTGCCACTTCGAGCCGTCTTCTTTGATGGTGCATCCCCAGCCAATTGTGATGGGTTCATTGCCTGAGAGTGGATCGGGATATGCCTCAAGGAAGCAGCTTTCAAACTTTTTTATAAGTTCTACTCCTGCGCGAGGGAGTTTGTTTGAGACTGGAAGGACTGCGTACACGGAGGGACAACTACCAAGGTTCCAATCTACATATAAGTATCTTGGGTCAGTGTCGCGCAACCATGCAACGACCTTTTTCATGTCGCCCAACTCGTAAGTGACCGGACATCCAACAGAACCTGGGTTTCCCTGGTTGGCATTATGGTCGTTATGGATAACGATTTCAGATCGTTCTGTGGTACCGGGTTCATCATAAGTTAAAGGAACGCTAACGGGGCCAATACCCTCGCCGTGACTGGCATTCCAGTTATCTTTACCACCTGCCCAAAAAAGATTTTCTATTCTCCAACGTCCTTCAGGTAGGGGTTCTCCGCTACCTGAAATGCTGTCTACTCCCTTACGAAAGTACTGCTTGGAAGGCGCACCAGAACGCATATTTATTTCATCAACTACTTGACCATTTTGAAAGTACTGGAGTTTGAGGACTTGGCAGCCAAACTGGTCTTTCGCCTGAGTTCGGGTTAATCTCAAGTAGTTTAATCCTGATAAGGGTTGGGGGGCGGTGCTGGTTTTCTGGAGTTTCAGTAATGCTGTGGCTGTGCTCGGTCCGAGGTATTCAGGGTCTTGCAAGTACGATGCTTTCTTAAAGTCAGCGAACGCCTGCTTTGTGACTGCGTCAGCAATGCCATTGATGGTGACTTTGTAACCTCCATCACTCAAACATTGCTGCACTTCTGTTATCAGTTCTTTGGGGAGTTGGGTGAGCTTTAAATTAGTAGAGTAGGTCGCTAAATCCATGTTGTCTTGTTACCCTGATGCAATATTATTTCTAGCATCATGAATTGCGGTATTGTTTGACATCCGTAGGTATCGGGAATTTTACATAAGGATTTTATGAGGAAGTGACCAGTGAACAGTGACCAGTGACCAGTGACCAGTGACCACTAACAACTAACCACTAACCACTAACCACTAACTAATTTATTATCAAGCCGTTCAAACAGATAAAGCCAGACGGGAAGGGAACTGTTAATTGCAACCAATCGTACCAGATGACCTCCAGTGACAATTTCGACATTATGATGTAGAGCTAAGGCAACTAGAATCATTTCTGCCGAACCACCAGGTGCAGTTACTAAAAGACA
This genomic interval from Scytonema hofmannii PCC 7110 contains the following:
- a CDS encoding lysozyme; this encodes MDLATYSTNLKLTQLPKELITEVQQCLSDGGYKVTINGIADAVTKQAFADFKKASYLQDPEYLGPSTATALLKLQKTSTAPQPLSGLNYLRLTRTQAKDQFGCQVLKLQYFQNGQVVDEINMRSGAPSKQYFRKGVDSISGSGEPLPEGRWRIENLFWAGGKDNWNASHGEGIGPVSVPLTYDEPGTTERSEIVIHNDHNANQGNPGSVGCPVTYELGDMKKVVAWLRDTDPRYLYVDWNLGSCPSVYAVLPVSNKLPRAGVELIKKFESCFLEAYPDPLSGNEPITIGWGCTIKEDGSKWQLGDRIIQERADKLLIDQLSDRYMRDLEQSVPFWEQMTENQKGALLCFGYNLGSKFMTEGDFDSIRRILKNKQWEKLPEILSLYRNPGTRVELGLKRRRYAEGLVWQGVSVEEAYRKAMTIAQISDRVSLAMMRP
- a CDS encoding pentapeptide repeat-containing protein produces the protein MTNERYLAMLKQGVEVWNKWLQENPTVKPNLSRADLSGQSLRRANLSGADLRRANLSGADLRRADLREVNLTEANLTEADLSGADFSGAKLRWADLSGAKLSGANLSGQNLRRADLSGQILRRADLREADLSGQNLRRANLSGANLSGANLSGTDLSWTDLSGTDLSWTDLSRANLSGVDLSGANLNGANLSGKNLRSADLIRADLSGANLSGADLTRADLSGANLSGANLSGADLGKADLTRIQALGTNFTAAIFTGACIEDWNINSTTNLTNVICNYIYLYQNQTQRLPSSGNFKSGEFSKLVYKS